The following proteins are encoded in a genomic region of Arachis stenosperma cultivar V10309 chromosome 4, arast.V10309.gnm1.PFL2, whole genome shotgun sequence:
- the LOC130976211 gene encoding 40S ribosomal protein S21-2, which translates to MQNEEGQITELYIPRKCSATNRLITAKDHASVQINIGHLDESGLYNNTFSTFALCGFIRAQGDADSALDRLWQKKKAEKQQ; encoded by the exons atgCAGAACGAGGAGGGACAGATCACTGAGCTCTACATTCCTAGGAAGTG CTCTGCAACAAACAGGTTGATAACTGCAAAGGACCATGCGTCAGTTCAGATCAACATTGGTCACTTGGATGAGAGTGGTCTCTACAATAACACCTTCTCCACATTTGCCCTCTGCGGCTTCATTCGTGCTCAg GGTGATGCCGACAGTGCACTAGACCGCTTGTGGCAGAAGAAGAAAGCCGAGAAGCAGCAGTAG